One window of Pseudomonas sp. ML2-2023-3 genomic DNA carries:
- a CDS encoding efflux RND transporter permease subunit — protein MNGKFNLSEWALKHQSFVWYLMFVAVVAGIFSYINLGRAEDPSFAIKTMVIQTRWPGATVDETRLQITDRIEKKLEELDSLDYVQSYTRPGESTVFVFLKDTTKADAIPNIWYEVRKKIGDIRGDFPQGIQGPGFDDEFGDVYGTIFAFTGDGFTMRQLRDYVEQVRTGIRDVPNRGKVMTIGEQEETFYLDFSTRKLAALGLDQQQILESLQAQNAVTPAGVIEAGPERMSVRTSGQFHSVEDLAAVNLRVNDRFYRLADIADITRGYVDPAAPMFHYNGKPAIGLAIAMIDGGNIQEFGKQLQERIDELTAELPVGVGVHMVSDQAQVVEEAVSGFTSALFEAVVIVLAVSFISLGLRAGLVVAISIPLVLALVFVFMEFTGIAMQRVSLGALIIALGLLVDDAMITVEMMITRLELGETKEQAATFAYHSTAFPMLTGTLVTVAGFVPIGLNNSSAGEYTFTLFAVIAVAMLVSWVVAVLFAPVLGVHILSAKVKPKSEEPGRLARAFNTALLWCMRNRWWTIGATVLMFVLSVFGMGLVQNQFFPASDRPEILVDLNLPQNASIQETLKVTQRFEESLKGDPDIVRWSSYIGEGAIRFYLPLDQQLQNPFYAQLVIVSTGLDSRDALMERLNKRLREEFVGVGSFVHTLELGPPVGQPLQYRVSGKNIDLVRKYSIDLATVLDANPNVGETIFNWNEPGKVLRIDIAQDKARQFGLSSEDVAHVMNSIVSGAAISQVKDNIYLVNIVGRANSSERGTPETLLNLQITTPSGTSIPLLAFATVRYELEQPLIWSRDRIPTLTLKASVRGSMQPTDLVAQLKPEIDKFAESLPQGYTLQTGGTVEQSAKAQGPIAKVVPLMLFLMATFLMIQLQSVKKMFLVVSVAPLGLIGVVLALVPTGTPMGFVAILGILALVGIIVRNSVILVTQIDQYERDGYDPWHAVMQATQHRRRPILLTAAAASLGMIPIARDVFWGPMAYAMIGGILSATLLTLLFLPALYVASYKIKENKEPPPAHV, from the coding sequence ATGAATGGGAAGTTCAACCTGTCCGAGTGGGCCCTGAAACATCAGTCATTCGTCTGGTATCTGATGTTTGTGGCGGTGGTCGCCGGGATTTTCTCGTACATCAATCTGGGCCGGGCCGAAGACCCGTCCTTTGCCATCAAAACCATGGTGATCCAGACCCGCTGGCCCGGCGCCACGGTCGATGAAACCCGGTTGCAAATCACCGACCGCATCGAGAAAAAGCTCGAGGAGCTGGATTCCCTCGACTACGTGCAAAGCTATACCCGCCCTGGCGAGTCCACGGTGTTTGTGTTCCTCAAGGACACCACCAAGGCCGATGCCATCCCGAATATCTGGTACGAGGTGCGCAAGAAAATCGGCGACATTCGCGGCGACTTCCCCCAGGGCATTCAAGGCCCGGGGTTCGACGATGAGTTCGGTGATGTCTACGGCACCATCTTCGCCTTCACCGGCGACGGCTTCACCATGCGCCAGCTGCGCGATTACGTGGAGCAGGTTCGCACCGGCATTCGCGATGTACCCAATCGCGGCAAGGTGATGACCATTGGCGAGCAGGAAGAAACCTTCTACCTGGATTTTTCGACCCGCAAGCTGGCAGCGCTGGGCCTTGATCAACAGCAAATACTGGAAAGCCTGCAAGCCCAGAACGCCGTTACCCCTGCGGGGGTCATCGAAGCGGGTCCCGAACGCATGTCGGTGCGTACCTCGGGGCAGTTCCACAGTGTTGAAGACCTGGCCGCGGTGAACCTGCGGGTCAACGACCGTTTTTACCGCCTGGCCGACATCGCCGACATCACCCGGGGCTACGTTGACCCGGCGGCCCCCATGTTTCATTACAACGGCAAGCCCGCCATTGGTCTGGCAATCGCCATGATTGATGGCGGCAACATTCAGGAGTTCGGCAAGCAACTGCAGGAGCGCATCGATGAACTGACCGCAGAGTTGCCGGTGGGGGTGGGCGTACACATGGTGTCCGATCAGGCGCAGGTGGTTGAAGAAGCCGTGAGCGGCTTCACCAGTGCGCTGTTTGAAGCCGTGGTCATCGTGCTGGCGGTGAGTTTCATCAGCCTGGGCCTGCGAGCCGGCCTGGTGGTGGCGATCTCGATCCCGCTGGTACTGGCGCTGGTGTTCGTGTTTATGGAATTCACCGGCATTGCCATGCAGCGGGTGTCGCTGGGTGCACTGATCATCGCCTTGGGCCTGCTGGTGGATGACGCGATGATCACGGTGGAGATGATGATCACGCGCCTCGAACTGGGGGAAACCAAGGAGCAGGCCGCCACCTTTGCCTATCACTCCACGGCCTTCCCGATGTTGACCGGCACCCTGGTGACGGTTGCAGGTTTCGTTCCCATCGGTCTGAACAACAGCTCGGCGGGGGAATACACCTTCACCCTGTTCGCGGTGATTGCCGTGGCGATGCTGGTGTCGTGGGTGGTGGCCGTACTGTTCGCGCCAGTGCTGGGTGTGCATATCCTGAGTGCCAAGGTTAAACCCAAGTCCGAAGAACCCGGGCGCCTGGCCCGGGCTTTCAACACTGCCCTGCTGTGGTGCATGCGTAATCGCTGGTGGACCATCGGCGCCACGGTGCTGATGTTTGTGCTGTCGGTGTTCGGCATGGGGCTGGTGCAGAACCAGTTTTTCCCGGCATCCGATCGCCCCGAAATCCTGGTCGACCTGAACTTGCCGCAAAACGCTTCGATTCAGGAAACCCTCAAAGTTACCCAGCGGTTTGAAGAGTCACTCAAGGGCGATCCGGATATCGTGCGCTGGAGCTCGTACATCGGCGAAGGTGCAATCCGTTTCTACCTGCCGCTGGACCAGCAACTGCAAAACCCCTTCTACGCCCAACTGGTCATCGTCAGTACCGGACTTGATAGCCGCGACGCCTTGATGGAGCGTCTCAACAAGCGTCTGCGCGAAGAGTTCGTGGGGGTCGGCAGCTTCGTCCATACCCTGGAACTGGGGCCTCCGGTGGGGCAACCGCTGCAGTACCGGGTCAGCGGCAAAAACATCGACCTGGTGCGCAAGTATTCGATCGACCTGGCCACCGTGCTCGACGCCAACCCCAACGTCGGCGAAACCATTTTCAACTGGAACGAACCCGGCAAGGTCTTGCGCATCGATATTGCTCAGGACAAGGCCCGCCAGTTCGGACTGTCGTCCGAGGACGTGGCCCATGTGATGAACAGCATCGTCAGCGGTGCCGCCATCAGCCAGGTCAAGGACAACATCTACCTGGTCAACATCGTCGGGCGGGCCAACAGCAGTGAGCGCGGCACCCCTGAAACCCTGCTCAACCTGCAGATCACCACCCCCAGCGGCACTTCGATTCCGCTCCTGGCCTTTGCCACGGTACGTTACGAGCTGGAGCAACCGTTGATATGGAGCCGGGACCGGATCCCCACCCTGACCCTCAAGGCCTCGGTGCGTGGCTCGATGCAACCGACCGACCTGGTGGCGCAACTCAAGCCTGAGATCGACAAGTTCGCCGAAAGCCTGCCCCAGGGCTACACCTTGCAAACCGGCGGTACGGTGGAACAAAGCGCCAAGGCCCAGGGCCCGATCGCCAAGGTGGTGCCGTTGATGCTGTTCCTGATGGCCACCTTCCTGATGATCCAGCTGCAAAGCGTGAAGAAGATGTTCCTGGTGGTGAGTGTGGCGCCGCTGGGGTTGATCGGGGTGGTGCTGGCGCTGGTGCCCACCGGGACGCCGATGGGCTTTGTGGCGATTCTGGGGATTTTGGCGCTGGTGGGCATCATCGTGCGCAACTCGGTGATTCTGGTGACCCAGATCGACCAGTACGAGCGCGACGGCTATGACCCGTGGCATGCCGTGATGCAAGCCACCCAGCACCGTCGCCGACCGATCCTGCTGACTGCAGCGGCGGCCAGCCTGGGGATGATCCCGATTGCCCGCGACGTGTTCTGGGGACCAATGGCTTACGCCATGATTGGCGGCATCCTGTCGGCCACCTTACTCACGCTGCTGTTCCTGCCAGCGCTGTATGTGGCCTCGTACAAGATCAAG